The sequence CCTTTTAGGGTTCCtacacgtgaataggagttcactttttgaataagaaGAATTTTAAGTCACGGGGCGGGCGGGCAtcgggattttagagatgcttaggtggggcacggccaaaaaaaaatgttggaaaccactgctctaaccattatgccacgcTTCTTCTTTTGCAAGGAAAGATGGCGTAAAGGGCCTCACCATTTGTTATCAGCCAACGTTTTGTGAACGACTTCTGTTAATTATGTAATTAGCACCGCctgtactttctgcatttcatttccctgtgACCTCACTGCTTAGTGTGTTTACAAGTGTCCCAGCCCAAAAAAGTGGATTAAGCTTATGCCTTAATAAATGGATTGTTTACGATGCCAAAAAGACTTGCAGTTGTTTCCGATACAACAGACTAACAAGGAAATAGTTACGGCGGGTTTTAAGAACCTTTTACAACCACTCTTTTCAAACACTGCAGCTCACGTTAAGCCTTGTGACTACGAGACCTTGCTTTTAACTTGGCAGTTACCCTTTGCAAAGGAGACACACATCTAATGTGAGAGACACTAAaagacaaaaaaaaggggggggtattCATAGCAGAGGCCTTTTACTCCTGTCCCATCTCTGCACACAACTACGCTGACCTCCGGCACGTGTAAAATTGCATTATGTGCAggtaaataagtacagtggtacctctggttacgtactttattcgttcctgaggtctgttcttaacctgaaactgttcttaacctgaggtaccactttagctaatgaggcctcctgctgccgccgcacgatttctgttctcatcctgaggtaaagttcttaacccgaggtactatttctgagttagcggagtctgtaacctgaagcgtccataacctgaagcgtatgtaacccgaggtaccacggtggTTTGGAAAACCTGCTTTTTAGGTGATGAGCTCATTTTCCCTCGTACATCATGTTCTCATTATCGTATCTCAGACGCAATTGAAGGGATcgggggggggtgggtgggtgttttaccTCTCTTTTGTCTCTACACTTGTCAATCTCCTTCTTGAGCCAGTCAGCTCTTTCGAAGGATTCCAGGCTGTTCACGGCATAGACGAGAACAAAGCCGTCTGCGAGGGAGAAATAATGTTTGGGGAACTCCTCTCCTTCTTGCACCCCCCTGGTGTCGTACAGGCGCAACTGTTCTTTCACTCCTCGGTCCGTTTCCGCCAAAGCCACATACACATCTTCGCTTGTGGCGCTGCATTCTGCACCTGTTGTTTTCAAAAAGGAGAAACAGAATTCTTAGCGAACTTATAATCAGCTCTGGCCTGGACAAATTCACAAAAGGTGCATCTATACAAGCAATTGTTTTGATTCGGTTTTGTATTTGGTATGAATACCTTCATACTGTTGTGGCTTACGGCCAAACAAGTACACACTTACTCAAGACTCATATTAATGGTACTAAATGCAAAaggtgtgtctctctctcccaccccaaagTCGAAtcgaaaatacagtggtacctcgggttaagtacttaattcgttcccgaggtctgttcttaacctgaaactgttcttaacctcaagcaccactttagctaatggggcctcctgctgccgctgcgctgcatgatttctgttctcatcctgaagcaaagttcttaacccgaggtaatatttctgggttagcggagtctgtaacctgaagcatctgtaacctgaagcgtacactGGCTGGCACACACTTCTGTGACTGGCACACATTTTGACAAACAACAAGTTTGCTACTTGTTGTCAACAAGCAACATTGAGAACCACTTTACTGGCGCCATCCCAGCCGTGACACGATTATGGTTTTGGATTATTTGTTAAGTAAGAAAGGCAGGCATCTGTAAGTGTCTCTGGAAGGGCAGAAGGGGAACAACGTGCATCTCTTACCCACATCGTGCTTGCCATAGAGGACCTGCTCCAGAATGGCGGTCTTCCCCACCGAGGCCATTCCGCAAACCAGCACTTTGTAGCCCTTCCCCATCTTCTTTCAGGCTGCGGAGACTGGGCCCGGGGAGCAATCCTGTCCAAGCACCACAAAAGGTCAATGGCATTTATTACCGTCCAGCAAGAAGCCAGCATTGGAgcatggctgcattcacacacacaaagaggaGGTCACAGGCTTGCCAGGTCAGTGCAGCAGTTTCAGCCAAAGTCTCTCCTACCTTAGCCAAGGTATGTCCAACAGGTCACGGCCAAGGAGGAGACAGCTTtactaccatattggcccgaatataagccacactttcccccccaaattccaactgtgaaaagttaaagtgcagcttaaattcacgaccttacaaaaattggcttttgcgATATCGCTGCTGAAGCAGACATACggaaaatggaacaaaataatgtTTTCATGCTGATTTGCAAGCTCAAGACTGTTGTGCAATTAATTCTAATGTCATTCGTCACCTTCCCCTTACTTTACAGTGCagtattgatttattaatttgcATTTACAGTGCTACGATTTATGGGCGGAATTGCAGCAATTGAAAAGCGATTTTAGCGATTGTACGGCAACTTTTGAGggcttgcaagatcaaaggcttGAATTGGCTTGGCATATGAATTTAATGgacctttttttcattttctcttcaATTTTAAGGAAgctgcttatatttgggtattgtctttccCGCCCCCCTTCAATTTTAAAGGTATGGCTTATTTGCAGGTGTGGTTTATATTTGAGCCAATACGGTACGATCCCAGGTTCAGATGCTGCTGATCTCAAAAGCCCACCAGGAACAGTGCAGCTGCAGTCACAGTAAGCCATGTTCCAGCTGCTCTCTGGGACATGCGAACCAGGCCAGTGAATGGCAGCCATTTCAGACATGGGGCTttcccagccctgtttaggaatgCCAGGGattctacatgccaagcatgtGTGCTAACACTGAACTATGGCACTTACTCAATGGATTACTTCCATTGCAAGGACTGTCAGGTATTGGACAATAACAGACTATTAAAAGACTAAAGGCCGTGACTATTTTGCATGTGTACAACTGACGTGCAACCAATGTGCAAGAGGGCAAAACGGGGTGTTGCTGCCCATATTGCAAGGAGATTCACTGAAACACAAACATAAGACTAGCTGTGGTATAAGGGATTTTATCAAGAATGGATTGTATTTGGTTTGAGCAATAGTCTGGAGGGAGAATTAAAGGGACTCAGACCTTGAAGTACAGCACGTGGGAAGCCACAAAAAAATTATAACTATTTTGAATTActcttaaaaaaccaaataaaaattatttcagaaataaaacaaaaacgatTCAACCCGGGATGAATTTCGAGTTCACCTTGAACTAAGAAGGCAGACACGACCCCTTTTTTCAGTGCCAAGTCTCAACCCTGGaagctgcaaaaaaagagaaaaaaagtagAGGTGAGAGTTCCTCTGAGCGTGTCCAGAGCGCATTGCTCAAAGCATTATCTCTGTATTGTTTGCACTTAAGGAGAAGTGTTTCTAGGGGAAATTACATGACTTTCCGGGAAATACAAGGCAGAAACTGCTCCTAGCAGGAATCCAGGAATCTGCGGAACTAGCAGGCGGGGCCACGATCCCTCCGGCGTTTTCTTCCAAGCCTGCCAAGGCACGTGGCCtcttgaactacatttcccagcaggcACCTGAGCgcagccctttccccctcctccttcctcttggaCGTCACGGCGTTGCCGCAAAGCCTTGTGGGAAAGCAGGCCTCTTCCTTTCCGGCTCCGGGCGCCGCTAGGTAAGGTTGGCGAGCTGGAGGCCTCCCGTAGTTTAATCCGTCGGCATCCTAATTCGGGGAGGCCTACGGGGGTCCGCTCGGGGCGCCGCCCCACGGTCGGTAGCTGGGGGGAGAGGCGGGTCGGGGTCTCTGGGCGAAGGGAGGCCGGGGAGCCGTAATTCCGCCGGGTTCGGTTGGGAAGGCGGCGTGGCCTGGGCCTACAGACCGAGGCGGCTCCGCCAGACGGAGCTTGCAGAGGCCGAGGGGGAAGGcgaagagaatcatagagttggaagggaccccgagggacatctagtccagccccctggaatgcaggaataagcTCGCGAGGCCTAAAAGGCTGGAGCTCGGGCGCTGCTTGCTCCTGAGTAAACCTCCGAGGAGGGACCATTGCTCACATGCTTTACGTGTCGACGGCCGCGGGTTTCAGCCCTGATACCAACCAATAAATGGGGTTAAGGTAGCAGGTGATGTTGGGAGCCACTGCCAGCTGCATCAGATGGTTTATTTACGTATCTCACATCCCTCTCTTTTAAGATGGGTGGGCAAGTAATTGCTTCCAGGTTTTTGCTTCTGCAAAAGTGGGGCATGCATTGTGCGAAGCAAGTAGATAATAAATGTCCTGCTATGGTTTCAGGTAGCTTATTCTTTGTGCCCACGCAACTTAAAACAAGTGAGAATTCTCTGAAGTTACAAGTTattcacctttaggcaccaggcaaaaatgtccctttttaaccaggcctttggttgacctgatcaacatcctataccctttaaaatgtggctcttttttgcgggtaggggggtgttattggattattgtttttattttgattctatatattgtgatcttttttgtgaactgagacctccaggtatagggcagtatatatatTCAATGAATGAaagcctgtgtgtttgtgttctgAATGAGGTTATTGGGTAAAGGAGTGAGTTTTATAAAAAGAATTGGGAtcatgtagagctggaagggaccacaagggtcatctagcccaaccccctgcagcgcaggaatcttttgcctgatGTAGAGCTTGAGCCCACAGCGTTGAGAttgagcctcatgctctaccgactgagctgttgAGTGACTGTTCTTTCTGGATTGAGGGAATAAGGTACAGCCCCTGAATGCTACAGGAGCTTGCATTTGCTGAAGTTATTGCAAGGGACTTCACCAGGCTGGAAAATCATGCAAATCCTTAGTTGTTGTGGGCTGTCATGCCATAGATCAGTTGCAGGTCAGTGGTAGATCACAGGCTTTGCGTGCAAAAAGTTCCAAGTTATGATCCTGGCAATTCCAGCAGCAGTGGGAAACATTCTAGTCTGAAACCCTGAGGAACTGCTGTCAGTCTCTGTAAACCAGGGATAGAGAAGCTGTGGTTTCCAGATGTTAATTagcaactttcatcagccccagtcatagGCAGTGGTCAGGAATAATGAAAAGTTGTAGTCCAGAATGCCAGAAGATCTGGATCCCTCGCATAAACAAATGATAGGTTAATAGTCTGACAAAGTAAAAAGCAGCTTCCTTTGCTGCTGTGTATCTCATACATACTATTTAAATGTTAATGACATATTAATGAAATCAAGCACAGTATAGATCAGTAGCTCAGAGGGGACAAAGTTGGTTTTTGAGAGGTTTATGAACAAAATGTGTTTCGTTATGGACCGCTTTTATTACTAGAGAATGGAAAACACAGTTGCTCTTTTGTTTTCTGAGAGCAATGAAACGCAGTGTGATTTAAACGTATCACTTTTTTGCAGCTAAGCCAGAATGGGTGCCTACAAATATATCCAAGAACTATGGAGGAAGAAACAGTCAGACGTGATGCGCTTCCTCCTGCGTGTCCGCTGCTGGCAGTATCGCCAGCTGTCTGCCCTGCACCGAGCTCCCCGTCCCACCAGGCCAGATAAAGCTCGCAGGCTGGGATATAAAGCTAAGCAAGGTAACTGCAACCTAAAGCAAGTAGCAGATGTGAACTTGCTCTAGTCACTTGGCTATGCACTAAGTCTGGTAGTATTGAGCAATGATAGCTGTGTGCGATAATTCCTACTAGTTATTATAATTGTAACGTGATAAGATAAAAGTAATCTTGCTTACCTTCCATGCAAGCATATAGGCAACTATCCCAAGCTACAAGAGCATCCATGATAAGTCAGGATGTTAGAATGGAAACTTTGCCCAAGACTATCTTGAGACTGAAAATCTTGCCACTGTACTTGCATTCACACAGCTGaaacacaattcccatcatttttCATGCTTTGTGCAATTTCAGATGAACAAAAATAGATTATAAAAGCACGGGGTTGTCCAGTAACTGAAGTAGAGTATTTGTGGCATCATTAGCAAATTCAAAAGTATTGCTAGAATGTAAAACGCAAATGCTAAATAAAATTTCTCTTGTAAAACTGCAGATTTCTTCACTGCTTTAACACATTATCCTGTTGTGTCTTAGGTTACGTCATCTACCGCATCCGTGTTCGCCGTGGTGGTCGTAAACGTCCAGTCCCTAAGGGTGCTACTTATGGTAAACCAGTGCATCATGGtgtcaaccagctgaaatttgCCCGGAGTCTGCAGTCTGTAGCAGAGGTGGGTATTGCTTGTGATCTGCATCCGTCTTTTGTATTGCCCCCTGGTACCACTGAAGCTTGATCAAATCTGTGTCGCATTGGTTTATCTCCTTTAGCTCATGCCAtattagaagagtatttgatgtgTATGAATCAGCTTTTAATACTGTTGAGTTGGTAAACTCTGATGGAGTAGCATGTTAAGCAGCATTTATTGTGAGAATAAGGCAGTATGGTTAATGAATAATTATTTCCCACAGAGCAGTTTTTCCAGTGTCAAGTTGGCATTTTGGAATTCTAGTTTCTAGGTGGCATATGCAAGTATTTTGGTTTGCAAGGTGCTGTAGCCATCCTCTCTATAGAGACAAAGAACTGTCTTTGTTGTAAACTGAAATTAGATATGGTACAGAAATCAGTGAAAGAGCCAGTGCATAAAACTATGTAACAGATTGAAGTGATTACCCTTTTTTGTAGTCAAATTGAATGTCCTTGGTGGTCAGATTTTTAGTTACTTGTTACATTACTTGTTACATTACTTGTTATTCAGATAGCCACACTCTACAGCGGTAgaggtaaaatacagtggtaccttggttctcaaccttaatccattccgggagtccgtttgactaatggaactgtttgaaaaccaaggtgtggcttctggttggctgcaggagtttcctgcactcaagcggaagccgtgtcagatgttcagcttccaaaaaaagttcacaaatctgaacacttacttccgggtttgcgttgttcaggagccaatatgttcaacaactaagccgtttgggaaccaaggtactactgtatagtatTTTGGGAAATATAGCACAGGGAAGTATTTTTAAGAAGTAGGATAACATCAGGTATGGCAGCTAGGTGATTGTAGTTGTGCCGTACAGTATTTGCTTTCCCCATTTCTTGGCCATATAGCCTCTCTGTAATGAAGTAGATTGCCATGGTATGTTCTATTGTGGTAGCGCTAACAAATCAATTTTCCTCCACAGGCCAATTTGAAAGATAAAATAGTtgttcatagaatggtagagttggaaggagtcctgaggatcatttagtcaaaccctgtgcaatgcaggaatatgcagctgtcccttattgggcttgaacctgcagccttggcattatcagcacaatgttctaaccagctgagctacccaTCCCTGTAAGGAAAGAGTTTCTCTATGGAGAAGTCTTTGTCACTGTAATTCTTAAACGTCATGGCTGAATGTTTGTTTCCTTTGTATGAAACTTGTCACCTTGTTTTCCTGATGCCTGTAATATTCACAATCCCCAATTCCTCCCTTTTATGTGCTTACGTGAGGTTGTTTTTCCCCTGCTAGGAGCGTGCTGGCCGCCATTGTGGAGCCCTGAGAGTACTGAACTCTTACTGGGTGGGTGAAGATTCCACCTACAAGTTCTTTGAAGTCATTCTGATTGATCCTTTCCACAAGGCTGTCAGGCGCAACCCAGACACCCAATGGATCaccaaggcagttcacaaacaCAGAGAGATGCGGGGGCTGACCTCCGCTGGCAGGAAAAGCCGTGGCCTCGGCAAGGGCCACAAATTCCATCACACAATCGGTGGCTCACGTCGCGCTGCTTGGAGGCGACGCAACACCTTGCAGCTTCACCGTTACCGCTGATTCTTTTGCATATAATTTTCTCGTTATAATAAATCAGCCAGAGTTCACATTTCCACTGTCTTGTGTTTTCATTGGGCACTGGGTGTACCCCACATCAGCTCCTTTTAAAAGAATTAAGAATCTAGCAACATATCCAGTATCTCTTCCATTACAGTTGTCACTCGAATAACAGGGTTTTATAAAAGTTCTGGTGAAGTTGAAAGCTTTTTGATGACCAAAAAAAATTGCAGTATATACTCATCCAAAAATTCCCAGAAAGGTTTGTATAACTTAACATGCATATGTTCAACTTTAGACGTACTCGGCATAACTAATTGAGATTAATGAACATTACTGACTGCTAGTAATTTCAGTAAAAGTAATTTCTGAATAAAAGTTTAATTCCACTATCCGTTGTGTGCAaggtacccgtatttttcgctctataacacgcaccagaccataacacgcacgtagtttttagaggaggaaaacaagaaaaaaaatattctaaacgaaatagtggatatatgatttttgtggttcatgctgtggccacagacatgtgatctgacattgagtttggagtagcccaatgcaaaaatccttaagatccatgtggatccatgctttgtaaccatggcggagggaaggaaggggaaccatggatcctctgctcatgactgcagcagatcccccccgccacccacaggcattcgctccataacacgcacagacatttccccttcctttctaggaggaaaaaactgagtgttatggtgcaaaaaatacggtaactaccgTTTTATCTTCTCTCATCAGTAATAGCCACCACAGTTAACACTAATAAGATTCCTTAATGATAGAAGCAGCCTCAAATCTTGGTTAAGAGGGGGCCCTTGTTAAAGCTGGCAGAAGAAACAAGTTGGAGGATAGGACCATACAGTCCCATTGTTCCTAATACTTCATTTTGTGATGTGTTTTCAAAACTGCTTGCTTTTAGATGCTCATTTATTTTTAGGTTGTATTTTGTACTGCATTGATTTCGCATAAGCCACCTTGGGTGCATTTGTAAGAAAGCAAAGTATAAGTTCATAGTATTTCAAATTTTACTAATGATCCTAATGGAGTGGCTATCAGTGTGAGCCTGTGGCTTCTAGATTGAAGTGCGCATGCCAGATCCTTATTAGCTTTCACACAAACTGATGGTTGACTGATTACAGTCTCTTGTAATAAAGCGCTCGTATCTTAGCTTATATGCTGCAAAATGTGCTTATTACAGttgcttcattattattattattcactaatTAAGTCTAGATTGTTAGTATAAATGACTTTCACAGCTGCCCAGCAAAGCTAGTTTAATATCAAGACAGTGCTTAAAACCCAAGATAAGGATTGGGTAAGGTGCTGCTATTCTATTAAGAGCAACATAATGGAAAACAGCCTCCCACGTAGTTCATAACCTGAGCGTGTTGAATAGCATTGGAGCGCAGGCTCTTTCAACATTGCAAGTTTTCATTATTAACCATTGTCCGACCTTTTCATGCGGGAAACTGCACAGACTGACCCTGCTGTGTTAACTTGTGTATTTCTACAAGAGCTTTCATTAACCGGTTCTTCTCGGAGAATGGGTTATACAATCTTCATTCTGTTAACTAAATGTATAGCCGATAATTAGGTTTTTCCAAAAACAaacagctgatttttaaaaataaaaagttgggtTCTTTGTTCATGGCTATAGTAAAGTACAGTAAGAGCCCTTAGAAATTGGTAAATGTGAGATTCTTGTGCTTTGTTCTGTCAGGCTAAGCTAGTGACATGAAATGGTGTCTAGGAGTGAGCTATAGCTTGTCTCATACCTAGTATTAtacgggttacagatgctttgggttgcgcactgcgccgaacccacgagtaccggaacaggttacttccgggtttcggcttttgcacatgtgcagaagtgctaaattgtgctttgcgcataagcgccgaattgcaacccgtgcgtgcacagatgtgacgctgtgggttgcgaacgtgcttcccgcatggataatgtttgcaacccgagcgtccactgtaatgcaattcctacagccaagctggtgccagatattgctctgctttccttcggaccacatcagcaaagccAAGATATGGGGCCATGCTATCTGGGCAACCCAGGGCCTCCATACACCCCAGGCTTGCATCCTGGGgatgtcacttcagtgctgctaatgcattggtttgacttcactcctggaggcgcactccattgtctcaaaACAAATGGATGCCAGCGACATTTTGCATTTTAGGGATCAATTTACCGGTAATTCATTGTATATGTTTCCATTATCCATACATAGCAGTAGCTGAGAGTTATATGAGACACATAATTAGCATTTTTTGAGAATGGGTGTGTGTGCGCTAGATTTTACCCTTTATTATAAGGGTGAGGAGCAGATAGCACCTGAGATCCTGAACACCACCGTGAGCCCATTTTGACAGCTGGCCATTTatgaatcacctgacatcaccaaGAGGTCAGCTGACccaaactaaaaaaataataattcattggCAGGGGCATAGCTTGAACTTTGCCTGCAGAGGGGGATCCTTCCTCTGACCAGCATCAATTCAgatttgttatgcaaatgaatatTAGTGCTTACAGCAAACCTGCTttgggcatcatcatcatcatttttaatttgtataccgcctttctatcttacaatactcaagctgaagaaacaaaaaatgtacatcttacaACAAtctaatacaatacaaaaatgtgagaataAAACATAACGTTAAAATAGGcagcctacatcaaaaaagtaacattcagcaatcaattagaatagtataaaatgggcaaagataaagggacccctgaccattaggtccagtcgtggccgactctggggttgcggcgctcatttcgctttattggccgagggagccggcgtacagcttccgggtcatgtggccagcatgactaaaccacttctggtgaaccagagcagcgcacggaaacgctgtttaccttccggagcggtacctatttatctacttgcactttgacgtgctttcaaactgctaggttggcaggagcagggaccgagcaacgggagctcagtccgtcacggggattcgaaccgccgacctgatcggcaagtcctaggctctgtggtttaacccacagcgccatctgcatccctagtataaaataatatcaacataaaagctaaacagaaatccactcagcagttgcaataatatctaaactataatcaataaaacaacagcaagccacagtacataaagcAATACagtacacattgagaagcagagggtgggacaaggcaggtggaaggaagaagaagagtttggatttgatatcccgcctttcactccccttcaggagtctcaaagcagctcacattctcctttcccttcctcccccacaacaaacactctgtgaggtgagtggggctgagagacttgaaagaagtgtgactggcccaaggtcacccagcagctgcatgtggaggagcggagacgcgaacccggtcccccagattacgagactacctctcttaaccactacactacactggccccttgcctgatggagtctatcccctcacagttcttcctccaggaccagctctctcatgaggactcctagggccggagggtggggcaaggcaggtggaaagaggccttttctgatggagtctctcccttcacagttcttcctccaggaacagctcccttatgaggactggTTCCTCTACGGAGTCCTCCACTGCTATCATAGGAAACTTGCTGTCAATGCCAATCAGCGAATGGGCATTGGCTGCAACCTTCAGTTGCCAGGGAACGGTTAGGATCCCTTCAAGGCTCCCAATTTTACACTGGCGTTCACATTTCCACCTGCCCCATGTCTGA is a genomic window of Podarcis muralis chromosome 12, rPodMur119.hap1.1, whole genome shotgun sequence containing:
- the NKIRAS1 gene encoding NF-kappa-B inhibitor-interacting Ras-like protein 1 isoform X2, producing the protein MGKGYKVLVCGMASVGKTAILEQVLYGKHDVGAECSATSEDVYVALAETDRGVKEQLRLYDTRGVQEGEEFPKHYFSLADGFVLVYAVNSLESFERADWLKKEIDKCRDKREIQPWFLKYGNIPGRLQKDEEKSTQNIISMSHMEYFPSHAAEDIYVRI
- the NKIRAS1 gene encoding NF-kappa-B inhibitor-interacting Ras-like protein 1 isoform X1 produces the protein MGKGYKVLVCGMASVGKTAILEQVLYGKHDVGAECSATSEDVYVALAETDRGVKEQLRLYDTRGVQEGEEFPKHYFSLADGFVLVYAVNSLESFERADWLKKEIDKCRDKREGSIVVLGNKSDLVEERQVEAAVAQQWAKLEKVKLWEVTVTDGRTLVEPFAVLASKLSQAQNKSAFPLPGRKPRGNNDDS
- the NKIRAS1 gene encoding NF-kappa-B inhibitor-interacting Ras-like protein 1 isoform X3, whose protein sequence is MGKGYKVLVCGMASVGKTAILEQVLYGKHDVGAECSATSEDVYVALAETDRGVKEQLRLYDTRGVQEGEEFPKHYFSLADGFVLVYAVNSLESFERADWLKKEIDKCRDKREEIHHG
- the RPL15 gene encoding large ribosomal subunit protein eL15: MGAYKYIQELWRKKQSDVMRFLLRVRCWQYRQLSALHRAPRPTRPDKARRLGYKAKQGYVIYRIRVRRGGRKRPVPKGATYGKPVHHGVNQLKFARSLQSVAEERAGRHCGALRVLNSYWVGEDSTYKFFEVILIDPFHKAVRRNPDTQWITKAVHKHREMRGLTSAGRKSRGLGKGHKFHHTIGGSRRAAWRRRNTLQLHRYR